ttttcatgaagctatcaaacttcttgtaccattgccttggagcctgtttcaaaccatacagactcttctgaagcttacacacaagctcatcttttcctttgatttcaaatccttctggtagtcgcatataaatttcttcatctagatcaccatgaagaaaagcagttttgacatccatttattgaagatgaaggtcttctttcacaaccaaactcagaatagttctaattgtcatcaatttaactactggagagaagatttcattgtagtcaataccttctttctgttgaaatcctttcacaaccaaccttgccttgtacctcatggttttaccatgttcttctttaatcctgaagatccatttgttgtgaagtgctttctttccctttggtagctcagtgagctcccaagtctgattcaacatcaaagagtccatctcatctttcatcgcagactcccacttaaccgattcatcagattgtattgcttcctcatagcattcaggttcacctctatctgtcaacaagatatagtttagagatggagaccacctctcaactggttttcgattccttgatgatcttctcaactgtataaccggtgtttgctgatttacctctggggccacgttctcaacgatttcatcttcaacaacacattgttcttcttcgacaaccggtatatattcagctgaaaattctctcaaatcgactgtaccagtctcttccaacttggaatcaccacctgatgtcttcccaacacaatctttgtagagaacctgttcattgaagataacatttctgctacgaatgatcttccgattttgattatcccagaaacgataaccaaactcgatatcaccataaccaatgaaaaaacatttattagactttggatcaatcttgctcctatcacattcattaatatgaacatatgataaacaaccaaacactttcaaataagaaaggtttacttttttattgctccaagctttttcaggaattctgaattcaagaggaacagagggtcccctgtttatcaaataggaagcagtattaatagcttctgcctagaaggttttaggcagccctgcatgcaatctcatgcttctagcacactcgttcaatgttcgattcattctttcagctactctattctcttgaggcgttcgaggaacagtcttcaccatactgatcccattctcaacacaatactctttgaaatctgaattgatatattcacttctgttgtcggatctcaagcacttaactttctgatttgtttcattttcaaccaaaaccttccacttcttgaaaatagcaaatacttcagacttgtgcttcataaagtaaacccatactttcttgttgaatcatctataaaagtcacatagtagtatgatccgccaatagaagaaacatgtgcaggtccccacacatcaatgtgtaccaactctagtctttctttcttgagctccttcccagtttttaagaaactcactcgtttctgtttttcaagaatgcagttttcacataactgatgttcaacagacttcagttttgaaatctgtccattcttcaaaagaattttcatccctttttcgctcatatggcccaacctgcaatgccatagctcactgttcttcgagtcatcaattacagcagcaactgtttctctgcaagttgaagtcgtgtataacgttccagttttgtgacctcgagcaacaacaattgctcctttagtcaccttccatgcaccatttccacaactgaaattgtgaccttcttcatcaagttgtgtaacagagatcaaattgatgtcaccttattaatcttccaaacagaaccatttgccatcttcaatttgatgtcactaATGCCAACAATAtacagtggctcaccatctacgagataaactttcccacagtttccagccacataattctccattaattctttgtgagcagtggtgtggaaagacgctcctgagtccaaaacccatgaatctatcgggctatcaaaaGACacaagtaacgcatcagtgacagattctgtaacaacgttggctgcatcatttttatcatcaccgtttttcttcggtgctttgcagttcctcttcagatgaccctgtttaccacaattccagcactcaaatgtccgcccagacttggactgactcctcctgctccttgacataaaTCTgttcttacctcggttgaaatttctatcattaacTCGGCCCctattttccacattcagagcagaacctttgaacgtttcaccagaatcaattttacaaacctcttcagcaagaatacgatctctaacttcaacaaatttcagtttagcatttccaactgaattactaattgctgcccttaTAGGTTCttaactatttggtagagatgctaacaaaatcagggcactaacttaatccccaaaatcaatctcaacagatagcaattgattcacaattgtattaaattaattcaaatgagtagtgacagaagtactatcaaccattcttaagtaaaagagtgttttcattaagtgtaccttgttgttagcagatggtttctcatacatatcagaaagagctttcatcagacccatggtggtcttctcctcaACTACATTGTGAGaaactgtcttggctagcgttaATCGGACAACTctcaaaacctgtctatcaaggagtttccattcagcttcatccatcttctctagtttctcactcaaaggaacatgaagcttctttccatagagataatcttcaatctgcattctccagaaggcataatctgtcccatcaaatcttccaattccatgtcctatactgttctcacttgtcattgtttccaatgctcagatctagcctagctgctctgataccagttgttaggatttgtatctcccaaatccgaccaacttgaaacaatctgtaaaaaacacaagaaagaagaacacaagaacacacagatttatagtggctcactcaaattgagctacatccacttcagccaccaccagatttcactatgaagaagaagaaagaatacagagttttttgcctcattctttatctctctagaattctgtctcacTAATGTAAACCCTtgataatcacatatttatagggtaaacattccgGTAagaaacctaaataactttggtcaagcccaagcccaaaacataaaaaaaagaaaacccaataaactctaattaacaatgtagaatttattatacgtgtaagctccataactcaacaatatatattatttttaaaaagaaaaagaagattcCAATGGACCTTTCAAACAAGACCTTGTAAAAATACCGAATCAATGACATTTACGCTGGTATCCTTATTTTTACCATTTCATTCTCTttccatttttatatttattaatccaTTCCCGGGCCATCACGTgctctaaatatatatatatatatatttttatttataaaaaataaaagtctacacaatcttaatttaataaaacaaaaatgcGAAAGCATACTtgtaatcttttttaaatatttaatcttagGCATTATAATATCAATGTACATAAAGATCAACTAAGAATTTACAAGTTCAAAAAGAAGTATATTAAGACATAGATCCTTTATCGATCCAAGTTAATTTCATTGTAGTTCGAAATTCTCAATTTAGATATAacttatacataaaaaaaaaacttactaaCCCATTTTAGACCATAGATTATTTCCCTTCAGCATTTGTATACGGATTTCTAGAGCctctatttattttaagaaatccACTATTTCACCAACCAACTTGCAATACGATTACGAATTATTTCTAACAAGCATTCCATGTCATTCCATCCTATGAAAAGATCATAAACTCGATCTCTacctttttttataataataataaagcaaTCTTCGAGAAATGTGTAAATTCTATGAAGTAATTTGTTTCTTTGTTGCAAAAtgatatctttaatattttacaaaatgtaTAGCAAAATTGTCTAGGTTATCCAAGAGATTAATTTAGAATTTGAGGTGTGTTGAATTCTTCTAACATGTTTTCTAGTACAATTCTTCAGCACATAGTCTTAGATCGATATATGCACAAAATATGTATTGATGATGTTATCATGTTTaactttagaaaaattaaggttACTTtgaaatagttatatatattttttttataaaaatggatTACATCAACAAAGATTTTTATCATAGAtataatagtaatttttttttatataaaaatgaatcacatcaacaaagaattaatggatcaaaagaagaataaattagtaattttgAGTCATGATCTTCAGCACATAGTCTTAGATATATGCACAAAATATGTATTGATGATGTTATCAtgtaatttagaaaaattaatgttactttgaaatagttatatatatatatatatatatatatatatatatatatatatatatatatatatatatatttataaaaatggatTACATCAACAaagattatttttcaaatatataatagtatttattttatataaaagttgATCACATCAACAAAGAATAAATGGAtcaaaagaagaataaaataataattttgagttaGGATCTTAAACCTCTCAAAGAATCCCAAAAACTagacaaaaaatattatcaataaattcTAGGAACAAGATAACATAGTTCAATTTTTACAATCCAACCAAAATAATGTAATCTTTAATGAATTCACATATTCTTTATTACACTTAAGTAATTAACCTAGGGATGCAAATCAAGCTATTCGTGAGGCGTTCGGTCAAAGTTTGACTTAAGCTTGACTTTGAACAagctcgagccgactcgtttaatattcgagccgagcttgagctaaaataatattttctcgATGATTTTTCGAGCTATTGTGAGTCttatactaaataatatatattatttattttaatattaaaatttaaaatttaaaacaaatattttgtattcacTCTCTCCCGGTTCAAAGTTCATATGTCATGCCCAtactaaaattcaaaattagaaaCCTCTAATTCCCTAATCCGTGGTccatagattatatatattatacattataatataatatattccgtaaatatattacataaatgaGTCGAGTctgaaatcaaatttataaactcgttgaAGTCGAACTATTTAATACTAAATCTGGTCAAACATCGAGCTCAAGTTGGTTTGAGCTCGATTCAGCTCATTTGCATTCCTAGATTAACTCACTAAATGACATAAAAAAAGtgatttctaataaataaaatatcacgaAATCGATTCTAAttcaaaaacgttttaaatagattcctagattaaaaaaaaaatggtaatttaattagatatatttCTTAAAGCTATTTTGATTATAAGGTAATTTAATCATCAGTTTTTTAAAACTAACCCAAAATTCTTATAAATCCAATAACATAGAATAATTAGAGTTAAAGTATGATACCCGattaatataagtaaaatataattagtCAGCGATGGAATCTTGAATTTCTTCCCCAAATACGTGCACATTCTCATATTCAATCAAGAATCGCGTCGAAATTAAGATCGTCGGCACGTTTGGCACAATAGGTACAATCGGCACGTTCGACACAGTTGCTCGGGTCGTACGATTCAGTTAATTTGGTAGTCGGTTACGGGAAACGTGGTCAGAGTAAAGATCGTCGGCACGTCTGGCACGTTCGGCACATTGAGGAAAATCGTCTAAGGTTTGAATAAGGTCGTTTCAAGATTGTTGTTCTGACTTTAACCCCTTGTTTTGAGGTCTTATTGGAATATGggtaaaaggaaaaacaacAAGGCAAAAGAAGTGGAAGATTTTGTTCTTAAAGGAGTCAAGGCCATAGAAGTGCAGGACTTTGTTCTTAAAAGAGTCAAAGAAACTTTATAgaagaaaattaacaaaataactaAAGAAGTTGTTAATGAAAAAGTGCAGGAAATAAACAAAGACCCAATTGCTGCTCAAAAGCCTTTGGAACATAATGTAGGGATTAAGGGGAAGAAATAATGAGTTTGGATGATAGGGTATAATCAAAGGGCAAATTTATTTggactaaaaaaacaaaatcaccaAACTCCTGATGCATGCTAAGAAAGAATAGATTGTACTCATCAAGGAGAAAATACAAAGCACAATCGTCCAACTTAACATTCAATATCTCCAAGACTTGAATTTACTCAAGAAGGATGAATAAGAAGTGATAGTAAAATGGTCTGTTGCAACAATGAGGGAGTTAATGAATGCTTCTAAATTAAAGACATATACTATCAGAAATAATTCTACATGGAAAATCAATGAAATCTggaaaaacaacattgggaaaaAGGCTAAATATCATGcatacaaaggaaaaatctacttagGCAATGTatagacaaaagtggaggtactgaattctccttttgaatttaaattgcctactATATTAGAAGAAAATTGTGTTAGAGAATGGGAAATGTAGTGGTGGGAGGAAAGAATAGAGTTTCCTTCCTAGTCACCAAAGAGGCACTTATGAAGCAATGGGAGAAAAAGGGATTGTTGAAAATTTCAGCGACtgtacatgatctctactttctGAAATTTAAGAAGGGATCAAATCTGGATGAAATTCTGGAAAATAagcatacatatattggatcaaactgcatgaagttggaaagataGTCTAAACATTTGAACTTATTAAGCAAGCCTAAAGAAACAACTCATATTtggttcaaactttggaatatccctgcacacatgtataatgtagaaactcttagtcattttgcaggtttattgggtacgtcattatatatggactcaaTTATTGAAGGAAGAGAGCACCTAtaatttgctagaattagcattgaggtgcatcctagaagcacactgCCGAATAGTATGACAGTAGTAGACAGAAAAAGAAAACTTActatcatggaaatcacttatgagtggaggccataCAGATGCACTTTCTGCAATACCTTCAAACATGCAACCAAAATTGTTATTTGGTTAaggaaaagataaaaaattcataaatgcCAGAAAGTAAAAATGGaggaaaatgaaacagaggtgcctattatataagataaaaaaactTGGTTAAAGATCagaaaacagaaaataaaaaaaattatgtacaagacgAAAGCAGTACGATGAAGaaggtggaacctcaacctaatcatattgaagagatagttgaggattctcaatccaatcaagttgaagtgattgttgatgaaaatagagaggaagatactcatgctaatcaagaggaagaatAAAATTCTAATGTTGATATAAAGGAATCCAAAGTTGTTGAGAATTCTAAagttgaaaatgaagaaaataaagacaatgatcttgaaattcaagttgagaacaacaaagTGAAGAgctcagaattcctgaagaataattctttttatcaaattagaacgggttcatataaaggaaaaaatcaaaataagaatagaccgtactcatcatcatctttagTTCACCCCTCTTTCATtacaagaggaaggggaaggggaaggggaaggggaagaggaaggacaaggggaagagaaagacaacctgttgaaacatcaggttggtatggaaataaaaatcctgattgagataattatgatttgatacaatttgtaatctttgtttgtaatcttcGTTTTTCGTATGTTTGATGAATACTAATTAGTTTCTTTAAGGTCGTTTGATtttcatcttttaatcatagctagggtttgtttAGATTTGATTCTttaccctcccacttttgggattttaatgaaatgattttaaccgttttcctaaaaaaatataatttgtcattttccttaaaatatatatatatatataattaggcaATAGGTATAATacattgtatatttatttttgtttgaaattgcttattgtagatttgtttttatttgaaatagttagGTTTTTTAAGCGgtacaaaataaataacataactataagtatgaaaaaaaattattcttcgATTGAATTTTGAACCTCTTGTTAAGTAATTTATAACCATTGATCGTCTAATGTTCCAACTATGTTAtgttttttagaaatgaattataGCTAATTTTACTAATAAACTCATTTcgttttcaaatcaaattatattgcATTCTCACTAATGTGATAAGCCGCCATTTATATGTAAGACATGTATATAGCCGACCGATTCAAGTATATTACGAGTTTTGTATTATggtatcataatttatattttgtaatctGTTAGACTTagttaaataatgaaaaatgaaaattaattaaaagaaaaataattaattatgaaaaaatattttaataaacttaggtcaataaatttaaatcaatacgacaaaattttaatgatgtgaTCTGAAAAAAACTAAGTTGTTAAAATTATCTTTGCGCAGATACGTCTGAAGACATCTTCCTTCTATCAGACGTGTTGTCTGAGCAAGCGCGATCAaacgtctaacttctacagacgggttagtctgaagaagtccgcgagcagacgtcgtataacttctacagacgggttagtctgaagaagtgcccgagcagacgtcgtctaacttctacagacgggttagtctgaagaagtgcgcgagcagacgtctaacttcattagacgtgaagtctgaagaagtgcgtgaGCAGACGCTTTGCTTTAGCAACATTCTGAAAAAGCGTGAGTaaacgccttgcttcagcagccaTCTGAAGAAGTGCTCTACTTATCTACACAGCTCACCAGCACAGTGGACAATAGAGTTCGTTATAAGCAGACGTCCTAGTCAGCTTATTACAACTACCATCTAGCTTTCAACCAATATAAAGTCGACAcgtaatatttataaatcagATTCGACTGTTGCCTACACCTCAACATCAATGTACAACGTCGAATCCCTGGATTTATGAACGGCGGATCCCTGGATTTCCGGTACGGTGAATCTTTTCGGTCAATTCACAATCCAAGAATCAGAGTCGACCGTTGCTAAGCTTCAATATAAAAGATCATCTAAGTACAACGGAAAACTCCCTCTTGAAGCACTTTTATGCCAACTAACTCAGAAAAAGCTTCTGCAAAGTCTTTTACTCTCTGTTAAGCATACATTGTATTTCATTAAGCCGAGAATTAAAATTACTGTAATATATGTGATTGTtatcagtattgtaagttgaacagaggttgccTGTTCAACATAGTGTTAGTTAGAAGTTCAGAAATAGACAGTTGTTAAATCATGTAtgtctgactgggtttgtgtagtctCTATACGAATCAAAGCCTTTTAGTGAAAATCCTTATGAAAAcataagaaggggtgacgtaggagttttatctccgaacatccataaaatccttgTATTCTTTCATTTATGCAACTTTCAATCTCTTATCTGACGCTTCAAATTGAGcaagcatttccgcacttgaatccgttcaagaggTTGCGAAGATTTaagaagaatagaaacagattttaatctctaacaggattaaaatcgaattgaaagtgtCTTAAGTTGTCAACTATATTTTGACCCCCCTATCTATAGTTGccaccgatcctaacataatctatattatattatttgcattttaattaaatgactaTCGTACATCTTCCTCTCTTTATCATCAATATTCTTATGCCCCACCATGATCAAAACTCTAGCATGAGAATAGAGTTTTTCATAGTGTTTAACTTCCTTCTATATCTGATGCGACTAGTGAGGAACAAACATATCCTTAATATTGGCATTCCTACAAATAACAATGGAGTTAAGCTCAAAAGACGTCACAATGAGACACTTGATCTCGCACCCAACATCATCCTAGAAGCTAACCGAGGCTATGTCCCGCACAATGAATCTAGATTTCTAACGATAACtctttcataaataatatatatttgactcAAAATTCTACCACCCACAGTGCAATTAGACTTTTTGGTAACTATTTAGACAATCATGAAcaaatttacatttaattaaCTATCCCCAAAGACTATTTGGTTCAGATATAAATTCTAATACGCAATTTGagagaataattttattaaaggaaataaaatctCGGATACACAAGCTTCTTGATCCTTGATCCTTGTCTCGCTTGACCTTAACCCAACCTGCCAAATGACCGCATGAAGAATTAGATGGTAGGAAAAAagaatatcttaaaatattcattgtttttatattgtAACACTATTTAATTTCAATATGAACtagtattataaaaaatgacTGAAACTTTCAATGACTTGACTAAAGAAACTTCAGGTGGTCTAAAGAACAAATAAAAGATTATACATTTCTCTTGAATAAACAAGGTTAGGGAtggtttgaaaataatattttcttagcaaaataaaacaaaacaaaaaatttcttttaatcaaataatcaaaacacggtcatatttgatatattaattaaaattgttatcGGGAAAGAAATAATgacattttcatattttaattgtgGGTTGTaatgatttgattaattaattaattgttgaattattaaaataattaaataaaatttaatcaaacaatCCCCTACAAATCCAGCaatgacattaattaattaattgttgaattattaaaataattaaataaaatttaatcaaacaatCCCCTACAAATCCAGCAATGACATTGACTTATCCTACAATTTTTACCACTTCTTTGTCTttccatttttatatttaattaatacatttattcCATTCCCGCGCACTCACGTGCtccaaataaaatatgttttccttattttatttataacaaattaaagtatacaaaattctaattaaacaaaattaaaatgctgaaacataacaaaaataaaaataagacaaTAACCTAACAACATTTTCTTGTGGagtatgtttaaatttatttgataattctCGGAATACTagataactttttaaaattttgaattgagATTATTGATTGAAAGTAATAACTTTTGAATAAATATCTCGATTATTTTCTAATGTATTATCTAATTAGTAAGAAAATGTCAAACTTTTAATAATCATAAAACttcgatatttttttatttgaaattaaatgaaACTAGCATTACACCTCACAGTCATTGTTTCCCGCCTAAACTCTAAGCGCTTCCAGATGGAATCGAACCCGTAACCTTTTGGTCTCATAATCGTTCAATAATGcgtatcatttattaaattattattacgtTGTTTCTAAAATTTGGTAATCTTGAtgtatttgtattattattattattactacgaagtttttatgtttttttcttttcttttacaATTGTATCCTTATTCTTAATGTAGAACCTAAAATCACACAAATCCATTAAACCCTTCTAAACCATAGCTCATTTCCCTCCaagatttgtaaaataaatttagattagctatatatatttctttcacTTGAGTccaaaattttaacaataaaatcatGAGTTTACATTCAATTATAAGCAATAAATTCAATACTAGCAAAGTTGTCATTCCATCACATTGAATAagcatacatttttttttattactataataataataaacaccaTTCAAGAAATACGTAAActctaaaaattattatttttttatttgaaatatatctCTAATACTAATTGGAAggtttcttaaaaaatataatacaattagGACTTTATAATTGTCTAGGTTATCTTATGGAAGAGATTTAGAATTTGAGCTAGGTTGAATTCTTCTAGCATGTTTTCAAGTACCATTCTTCAACAGATGGTGTAgtcttgaaaatatatataaaatatgtatttgaagatgttatcatatttttaacttcagataaataaatgttaatttgaaattaacataaataaatagtgtttataattttcaaagtatGATGCATGCATGGAACATTAGTATTATAATGGTTGTTCACATTGCCATGTCatatgaattaattaaggaaGATCATGGCTGGCTTCTTCCTATATATAGCTCTTCATCTTCTCAACCCTTATAACACCACACCACCCTCAATTCTAATTCAAtcacttataattatttgtaacaaTCTTCTATTCAAAAGAGAGAGTCTTCAAGAGATGGAGAAAATTAGAAGCATTAGTACTCTTCTTATGCTTGTCTTCATTTTGTTCTTAGCTTTTTCCAATTATGCAACAGCTTCTGAGGAACTTGGTAAGCATTAATTTTTACATCAATATTGCCTAATTAAACATTTAgggaaaattataattttacgcTAAACGCAAATATAGCATGATCATCTACACAAAACTTTTAATGATGATGAATGTACGCAGAGTACGAGGGAGAGTTCAACTACGAGGTGGATAGCGAAAGAGGACAGGAAGGATGGGGAGGCTTGTGTAATAGTGGAAGGATGCAGTCTCCGATCGATCTATCAAATGAGAGAGTTGAAATGGTTTCTCATTTAGGGATTGTTAAAAGGAAATACAAGCCATCCAATGCTACCCTCATTAATAAAGGCCATGACATGCAGGTAAATATACACTTTAATTAATGTGATTGATAATGTCATCTCGATTAAATTGAATACGTTGAGAAAGACCTTTggtgatatttatttataattttaattgatatgtataaataaatattgtagtTGAGTTGGAAAGGAGATGCGGGATctattgaaataaatgaaattgaatATGAACTTCAACAATGTCATTGGCACTCACCTTCTGAACATACCTTTAACGGCAGAAGGtaatacaatttattaattttaaaagtattttttatttcacaGTGGATGTCGCAAAAGCTATGGTGAAACATTAGACTAATGAGGTTTGCATTGatataattgtttaaacaaAATGTAGATTTGATCTTGAGGCTCACTTAGTTCATAGGAGTAAGAGCGGAAAATATGCTGTTATAAGCATCATTTATAAACTTGGACATGCCGATTCTTTCTTAACTCAGGTACTAATTCATTCTTGAATGATCAATTgtatatctatatttattagaaaaatgaaaaatagaaaGTTTATGATTGATGTTGATATTTTGCTTGCAGTTGAAGGAAGACATGATAGACCTTCAAGACACACTAGAAATAGAGAGAATGGTGGGGATTGTAGACCCGAGAATGATTGAGATTGGAAGTCACAAATATTACCGTTATCATGGTTCACTCACTACTCCTCCATGCAATGAAACTGTTACTTGGACCGTGGTTAATAAGGTAATGACAGTTTCAAGAACACAACTAGAAGTGTTGCAGGAGGCCATTCATGATGAATCAGGGAGCAATGCTAGGCCATTACAATCCCTAAATGGACGTATAGTTCAACTTTATATTCCTGGAGATTATTAAGAATAGTATTATGAAGTTTATAATTGGTGTGTGCCTTTATTATgtacttttttaaatttagttaataaGTATGtttaataatcatttattttattttggatatTGTTTTATCATATACCTATAAAAGACATAATGTGATCTagagttatgaataaaatattattgtgttttttacaAATGTGGATACAAGTATTCTATTATTTATTCATCTATTTACTATATTTGATGTTTGTTTGGCCATTGTGGActctataattttttctttaaaaatataactcatttttattgacttagaaaattatgaaaatcaCAATCAAATGGTGAAAGTATAACTAAAAAATGGTTCAGTTTTAATTTGGACATATcttgtaattaattattcatatttatattatttttcaattaaggAGAACTAAATGACACCCTAAGTCAGGATCTTTCTTTAACTTAA
This is a stretch of genomic DNA from Impatiens glandulifera chromosome 4, dImpGla2.1, whole genome shotgun sequence. It encodes these proteins:
- the LOC124934612 gene encoding alpha carbonic anhydrase 7-like gives rise to the protein MEKIRSISTLLMLVFILFLAFSNYATASEELEYEGEFNYEVDSERGQEGWGGLCNSGRMQSPIDLSNERVEMVSHLGIVKRKYKPSNATLINKGHDMQLSWKGDAGSIEINEIEYELQQCHWHSPSEHTFNGRRFDLEAHLVHRSKSGKYAVISIIYKLGHADSFLTQLKEDMIDLQDTLEIERMVGIVDPRMIEIGSHKYYRYHGSLTTPPCNETVTWTVVNKVMTVSRTQLEVLQEAIHDESGSNARPLQSLNGRIVQLYIPGDY